The genomic window GTAGCGATAGAAATTGTCGGAGACATCGCGACGGACGTTGACGAGAGCAGCCATGGTTGCGGTGTTGATGATTTTTTTTCGGTGAAAAAGACTGAGCTGATGGGCTAGTGACGAGAGGTCGTACTGGCGAAGGACAGACAAGCAGATATCGAGTGCTGGCGCgggtttgttgggggttAACGGTGTCAGTAAGACGTAGGGTGAGGACTGGACatgtggtgatgctggtgatgatgctcaAACATGGGCAGAGAGTCAACCGTCGGAACTGGTGTTGGGACTACAAGGTTTCGGCGCTATGCGAAACGGATGCAGCTTTGGGGGGAAGTGTCGAGAGACGGAGTCCTTGTCGTGCTGATACATAAACAACGCTGTGCTGCGTGTCTTGGTTATGTGTGTGGTCGTTGGTGTCGCGGGGACGAGAGCGGCcttcgtggtggtggtagtggaaGAGGTGAAGTGAAGTGGgtttggttgatggcggATCAGCAAAAGAGCAGATGCGAAATTTTTGACCTGGCGCTGGGTcctgggatgatggatgctGGCTGAGCGGGGAGTGGATCTGCCCTGCGACAGTGAATACTTTTGTTATAAGAGTAAGTCCCTGCTCCGGCAGCTTGGCTGGTAACAgatgaagagaagagagTTGCCCGTACCTCTTGCAGTTGTTTATTCGTGGATgggggagaaagaaagaaagagatttTTGCGACAAGCGGGCAGAGGTCAAATTATAGAACCCGATACAAAAAATTAAGGTTCTAGGCACCTGCCCACTGGCCACCAGGCAAACCAAGGCCACGCAGGAAAGGTCTGTGGGAGTGGATCGCCCCCCGCTAAGCGCATCTTTGGCTACCTAAACTTCATCACCCGCGAATCTCATGAACTCAAACCCCGCCTTCCTCTGCTGACTTGCCCCGCTCCTTCTACTGGCCTTCTGTTTCTGGACCGAGTTGCAGGCGGCAAAGCAACCGAACACGTTCTTTTGATTTTTCTTCGTATTGTGCGTGTTTGTGTGCCATGTGCGTGGATTTTTCCAAGCTTTCTTCAAAGAAGCCCTttgccccccctccaagcaGCCCGCCCTTTCCCCCACTTCCTGCCGGACTCAGGCTTGACAAATACAACCCGAAACACGGGAGGCGGCCTGTATTTCGATGCCCAACACTCTGCCTGCTTACGGTGCAATCTGGATTTGTACGGCAATTGTTCACTCTGCTTGGTATATCAGGTATCAAACAGCTCTTCCACGTGACAGGTAAAAAAAAGCCTTGGTAGCTTTTCACATGGCACAGCTTTGGCGTGCCACTGTCTCCAATATAAATTTGGCCACCGGTAATATGGTACGATGCATTTGGCCGGCTGTCCGGACGTACCGCGGGCCCTTGAATTTTACCTGATCGGTCTATCAAGGTTTACCCAGCCCCCGGTATGTTGATATGGCAGTGTTGTCTTACATGACAACATTGTCGACTGCCAGGCGATTGGCCATTCAAGCAGAGCCGCACGCTGAAAAGTCTGACAGAAAGGCAAGATCAGAGCCAGACCGGTCCAAGATATCATTTTATTAAAGAATTACAAACAGACATTTGGGTTTCAGCTTTGTATCCCCTCCATCATACACTGCCCGTGTATCATTCtgaccaacccccctttctgATCTCTCACTCCATACAAAGCCAACCCACAAATACATATACTAAAACAAAGTTTAATgacaaaaaagacaacaaaatTAGCGAGGGTATTTTGTATCTCActccccaaaatcaactACCTCCAAAACATCATTCCAATACCAATCACcgtccccatcaccaaacccaaGTTGCTCCTCTCCTTCAAAGACTCCCCAGCATTAACAGCCAAAACAGTATCAAACgggcttcctcctccccctcccggaaccaccacaacattctcttcatcaccaccccccgtcGCAGCCGGCGCCTCCTCACTACTAGTAGCACTAGGCCCAGCACTCTGCACAAAAGTCGGGATAATCGTCGGCAACGACGTAGTGGTCTCATCCCCTCTAACAGCCTCgctcgtcgtcgttgtcgtcgtcgtcgtcgtcgtcgtctccaccaccgcactCGAGCTCGTAGGACGAACTGTAGTAAACGTCAATATCTCATCCCCTTGCCCCTCGCTCCTCGTCACCGtcgtctccctcaccatcgtGCTGCTCGTGCTAGCCGTCGGCCGAATGGTGGAAGTAACAACAGTACCTTGCCCCGGCGCCCGACACAGCGCCTGACCCAACCCGCCCTGCAGCGCCAGCCACAACCACGACCCCCTGGTGACAGCCACATCGGAGCATCTCTCCCTCAGCGAGTCCTCCTTATCTCGAATACCCCGCCGGCAGGCAATCGTGCATTGCCCTTGTGCAATGTCGAATTTTCGGCAGTTGAGTATGGGCGCGTTGTAGGACAGGATGCACGAGATTGGGATGGCGAGCGAGGGTATTAGTTGCAGGTCcgagagggaaagaaagcTGGCCGACGTGACCGAGGAGGTGTCGTCTTGGGCGGTGGATAATGAGGATAGTGATaagatggtgaggaggagatgcgGTATTCTGTTGTGGTTGAACATTGTGTTTGGTGTGGTGAGCTGCTGATATGATTcaagaaggacgagaagaTCCAAAGTAAAAAGTCGAGCAAAGGTGAGTGAGTGGGTTTGATCGTGTGTGTCCCCCCAGGAAAAAGCCGAAACTGGATCTGCTTCAATGGCGGTAGATCCGATCAGTTCGACTGTCAATGCGGCTGAACAACCGTCCGTCCTGCCGGACACAGCACTCGATTCGAGGTTTTCCCTTATCGTCGGTCGTctcgtgatggtggggtggtttTCTTCTCGTTGCTTTATGCCGCCTGTGTCTGGTATGCTttcgaggtggtgatgaggatcCAGCAGATAAACCCCAGCTGTCGCCCACTCGAAGATGAACAACAATTAAACCCAAGGCCACCTCTCAACAAAAGGCCTCCAGTCCTGGCAGTGCCTCGCAAGTggcaaaagaaagaagagacGAAATGTAAGTCGGTGAAGGTCAAATGGCTGGGTCAATGAGGTCAGACCAAAGAGGCCCGAGTCGATCTTTATGGTGTTGATATGGTCGCTCCTGCTCTTATTGTTGTACCACACTCCTTCCCGTTCAAGCCAAGAAAATTACCAACAAACGGCAAGAACAGATCAAacagaagagaaaagaaagaaagatcGAAGCACAGCTTCCTCAAGTCGAAAAGAATTGGAAAAAACCAGTTTGCGCCC from Podospora pseudoanserina strain CBS 124.78 chromosome 7 map unlocalized CBS124.78p_7.2, whole genome shotgun sequence includes these protein-coding regions:
- a CDS encoding uncharacterized protein (EggNog:ENOG503P7IS; COG:S), whose translation is MFNHNRIPHLLLTILSLSSLSTAQDDTSSVTSASFLSLSDLQLIPSLAIPISCILSYNAPILNCRKFDIAQGQCTIACRRGIRDKEDSLRERCSDVAVTRGSWLWLALQGGLGQALCRAPGQGTVVTSTIRPTASTSSTMVRETTVTRSEGQGDEILTFTTVRPTSSSAVVETTTTTTTTTTTSEAVRGDETTTSLPTIIPTFVQSAGPSATSSEEAPAATGGGDEENVVVVPGGGGGSPFDTVLAVNAGESLKERSNLGLVMGTVIGIGMMFWR